One segment of Skermanella rosea DNA contains the following:
- the dgoD gene encoding galactonate dehydratase, with protein MKIIDVTTTVVNAEMRNWVFVKIATDQGLHGWGEATLEWKTRAVVGAIEDLKPILLGRDPRDIRQNVRALVKHGFWKVGAIGMTAISGLEHAMWDIFGKSAGLPVWRLLGGRVRDRVRIYTHLGLGDMRAVYGALEADRLAESAASLVALGYTAFKVVLSPYTHHTATGEGLRLVETTMAALRRTVGDDVEIMLDFHGRPASAKAALQYVRAVEPFRPMFVEEPIQPGDVQSLAEIRRAAACPIATGERLIGHDEFEPVIAARAVDIVQPDLNHCGGLLEAQAIAAAASVAGIGVAPHNPNGPIAAAAALHFAVATPNHVIQEVMDKSVPWYDEVLVRTPVRREGAWWLVPDAPGLGIEVDEEAAARHPFEQEVFASLEAVMDDGTIVDW; from the coding sequence ATGAAGATCATCGACGTGACCACGACCGTGGTGAACGCGGAGATGCGGAACTGGGTGTTCGTGAAGATCGCCACCGACCAGGGCCTGCACGGCTGGGGCGAGGCGACCCTGGAGTGGAAGACCCGGGCCGTGGTCGGCGCCATCGAGGACCTGAAGCCCATTCTGCTGGGCCGCGATCCCCGCGATATCCGGCAGAATGTCCGAGCGCTGGTCAAGCACGGCTTCTGGAAGGTCGGCGCCATCGGCATGACCGCGATCAGCGGCCTGGAACATGCTATGTGGGACATCTTCGGCAAGTCGGCCGGGCTGCCGGTCTGGCGCCTGCTGGGCGGCAGGGTGCGCGACCGGGTGCGCATATACACCCATCTCGGTCTGGGCGACATGCGCGCCGTCTATGGCGCGCTGGAAGCGGACCGGCTCGCTGAATCTGCCGCCAGCCTCGTCGCGCTGGGCTATACGGCGTTCAAGGTCGTGCTCTCGCCCTATACCCACCATACCGCCACGGGCGAGGGGCTTCGGCTGGTCGAAACGACCATGGCGGCCTTGCGCAGGACGGTCGGCGACGATGTCGAGATCATGCTCGACTTCCATGGCCGACCGGCGTCGGCGAAGGCGGCGCTGCAATATGTGCGGGCGGTCGAGCCGTTCCGGCCGATGTTCGTCGAGGAGCCGATCCAGCCGGGCGACGTCCAGTCCCTGGCCGAGATCAGGCGGGCCGCCGCCTGTCCGATCGCGACCGGAGAGCGCCTGATCGGCCATGACGAGTTCGAGCCTGTCATCGCCGCCCGGGCGGTCGATATCGTCCAGCCCGACCTGAACCATTGCGGCGGCCTGCTCGAAGCGCAGGCCATAGCCGCCGCCGCATCGGTCGCCGGTATCGGCGTGGCGCCGCACAATCCCAACGGCCCGATCGCCGCCGCAGCGGCCCTGCATTTCGCCGTCGCCACGCCCAACCACGTGATCCAGGAAGTCATGGACAAGTCCGTTCCCTGGTACGACGAGGTGCTGGTGCGGACTCCCGTACGGCGCGAGGGCGCCTGGTGGCTTGTGCCGGACGCCCCGGGCTTGGGCATCGAGGTCGACGAGGAGGCGGCAGCCCGCCATCCCTTCGAGCAGGAAGTCTTCGCATCCCTGGAGGCCGTGATGGACGACGGCACCATCGTCGACTGGTGA